In Streptococcus oralis, a single window of DNA contains:
- a CDS encoding sucrose-specific PTS transporter subunit IIBC has translation MNNQDIAKKVIEALGGRENVNSVAHCATRLRVMVKDEGKINKEVIENLDKVQGAFFNSGQYQIIFGTGTVNKMYDEVVALGLPTSSKEDMKAEAAKQGNWFQRAIRTFGDVFVPIIPVIVATGLFMGLRGLMNALGMTLPDDVKIYSEILTDTAFIILPGLVVWSTFRVFGGNPAVGIVLGMMLVSGSLPNAWAVASGGEVTAMNFFGFIPVVGLQGSVLPAFIIGVVGAKFEKALRKVVPDVLDLLVTPFVTLLVMSILGLFVIGPVFHVVENYILLGTKAILALPFGLGGLVIGGVHQLIVVSGVHHIFNLLEVQLLAADHANPFNAIITAAMTAQGAATVAVGVKTKNPKLKTLAFPAALSAFLGITEPAIFGVNLRFRKPFFLSLIAGAIGGGLASILGLAGTGNGITIIPGTMLYLGNGQLFQYLLMVAVSFVLGFALTYMFGYEDEKEVASEVATERLVQEETTGNIPVAPQNETIQTPIVGDVVALADVNDPVFSSGAMGQGIAVKPSQGVVYAPADAEVSIAFATGHAYGLKTANGAEILIHVGIDTVTMNGEGFEQKVSQGDKVKAGDVLGTFDSNKITAAGLDDTTMVIVTNTADYASVTPVASGSVVKGDVIIEVKA, from the coding sequence ATGAACAATCAGGATATTGCAAAAAAGGTCATCGAAGCCCTTGGCGGACGTGAAAATGTCAACAGTGTAGCCCACTGTGCGACTCGTCTACGTGTCATGGTCAAAGATGAAGGGAAAATCAATAAGGAAGTGATTGAGAACTTGGATAAAGTTCAAGGAGCTTTCTTTAACTCAGGTCAATACCAAATCATCTTTGGTACTGGTACAGTAAACAAGATGTACGACGAAGTCGTTGCACTTGGTTTGCCAACATCTTCAAAAGAAGACATGAAAGCAGAAGCTGCTAAACAAGGAAACTGGTTCCAACGTGCTATCCGTACTTTCGGTGACGTTTTTGTGCCAATCATCCCAGTTATCGTAGCGACTGGTCTCTTCATGGGTCTTCGTGGACTCATGAACGCTCTTGGAATGACACTTCCAGATGATGTGAAGATTTACTCAGAAATCCTTACAGATACAGCCTTCATCATCTTGCCAGGTTTGGTTGTATGGTCAACCTTCCGCGTATTCGGTGGTAACCCAGCTGTTGGTATCGTCCTTGGTATGATGCTGGTTTCTGGTTCGCTTCCAAACGCTTGGGCTGTAGCTTCAGGTGGTGAAGTAACAGCTATGAACTTCTTTGGCTTCATTCCTGTTGTTGGTTTGCAAGGTTCTGTTCTTCCAGCCTTCATCATTGGGGTGGTCGGAGCCAAGTTTGAAAAAGCTCTCCGCAAGGTGGTTCCAGATGTCTTGGATCTCTTGGTGACACCGTTCGTGACACTTTTGGTCATGTCTATCCTTGGACTCTTTGTCATCGGACCAGTCTTCCACGTTGTTGAAAACTACATCCTTCTCGGAACAAAAGCAATTCTTGCCTTGCCATTTGGTCTTGGTGGTTTGGTCATCGGTGGGGTTCACCAATTGATTGTTGTATCAGGTGTGCACCACATCTTCAACTTGCTTGAAGTACAATTGCTTGCTGCGGACCATGCCAACCCATTCAACGCTATCATTACTGCAGCGATGACAGCTCAAGGGGCTGCAACTGTTGCCGTTGGTGTTAAAACGAAGAATCCTAAACTGAAAACACTTGCTTTCCCAGCTGCTCTTTCTGCCTTCCTCGGTATTACAGAGCCTGCTATCTTCGGGGTAAACTTGCGCTTCCGTAAACCATTCTTCCTTTCATTGATCGCTGGTGCTATCGGTGGTGGATTGGCTTCTATCCTTGGACTCGCTGGTACTGGTAATGGTATCACCATCATCCCTGGTACAATGTTGTACCTTGGGAATGGTCAATTGTTCCAATACCTTCTTATGGTAGCTGTATCATTCGTTCTTGGTTTTGCCCTTACTTACATGTTTGGTTACGAGGATGAAAAAGAAGTTGCTTCTGAAGTAGCGACAGAACGTTTGGTCCAAGAAGAAACAACTGGTAACATTCCAGTAGCTCCTCAAAACGAAACAATCCAAACTCCTATCGTTGGTGATGTCGTAGCGCTTGCTGATGTGAATGACCCAGTCTTTTCAAGTGGTGCAATGGGACAAGGGATCGCTGTAAAACCAAGCCAAGGCGTGGTTTACGCACCAGCTGATGCAGAAGTATCGATTGCTTTTGCTACAGGACATGCTTACGGTTTGAAGACAGCAAATGGAGCTGAAATTTTGATCCACGTTGGTATCGATACGGTGACTATGAACGGTGAAGGCTTTGAACAAAAAGTTTCTCAAGGCGACAAGGTCAAAGCTGGTGACGTTCTCGGAACCTTTGACTCAAACAAAATCACTGCTGCAGGTCTTGACGACACAACAATGGTTATCGTGACTAATACAGCAGACTACGCTTCTGTGACACCAGTCGCAAGTGGTTCTGTTGTCAAGGGTGACGTGATCATCGAAGTGAAAGCCTAA
- the scrK gene encoding fructokinase ScrK yields MTKLYGSLEAGGTKFVCAVGDENFNIVEKTQFPTTTPIETIDKTIEFFSKFDNLAGLAIGSFGPIDIDKNSKTYGFITTTPKPHWANVDLLGALRRALNVPMYFTTDVNSSAYGEVVARNNAGGRIENLVYYTIGTGIGAGVIQRGEFIGGVGHPEMGHYYVAKHPMDVEKEFNGVCPFHKGCLEGFAAGPSLEARTGVRGENIELNSSVWDVQAYYIAQAAVNATVTFRPDVIVFGGGVMAQQHMLDRVREKFTALLNGYLPVPDVRDYIVTPAVAGNGSATLGNFVLAKSVAK; encoded by the coding sequence ATGACAAAATTATATGGAAGCTTAGAAGCGGGCGGTACAAAGTTTGTCTGTGCTGTCGGAGATGAAAATTTTAATATTGTAGAAAAAACACAATTTCCTACAACAACTCCAATCGAAACTATCGATAAAACCATCGAATTCTTTTCAAAATTCGATAATCTTGCAGGTCTTGCCATCGGATCCTTTGGTCCTATCGATATCGATAAAAACTCAAAAACCTATGGCTTTATCACAACGACTCCAAAACCTCACTGGGCAAATGTAGACCTACTTGGTGCCCTTCGTCGTGCCCTCAACGTACCCATGTATTTCACAACAGACGTAAATAGCTCTGCCTATGGTGAAGTAGTTGCTCGTAACAATGCTGGTGGCCGTATCGAAAACTTGGTTTACTACACGATCGGTACAGGGATCGGTGCAGGTGTTATCCAACGTGGTGAGTTTATCGGTGGTGTCGGTCACCCTGAGATGGGGCACTACTATGTGGCTAAACACCCAATGGATGTAGAAAAAGAATTTAACGGCGTTTGTCCTTTCCACAAGGGCTGTTTGGAAGGATTTGCGGCTGGTCCAAGTCTCGAAGCTCGTACAGGTGTTCGTGGTGAAAACATCGAACTCAACAGTTCTGTTTGGGACGTCCAAGCCTACTATATCGCTCAAGCTGCGGTCAATGCTACCGTGACGTTCCGTCCAGATGTGATCGTCTTTGGTGGCGGGGTTATGGCCCAACAACACATGCTGGACCGTGTACGTGAGAAATTCACAGCTCTTCTAAATGGTTACCTACCAGTACCAGACGTGCGTGACTACATTGTCACTCCAGCAGTTGCAGGCAATGGTTCTGCCACACTTGGGAACTTTGTCCTCGCTAAGAGTGTCGCAAAATAA
- a CDS encoding TVP38/TMEM64 family protein — translation MSKDKQMKAVSPLLQQVINISSIVGGVGTLIFCIWAYQAGVLQSKETLSAFIQQAGVWGPPLFIFLQILQTVVPIIPGALTSVAGVFIYGHIIGTIYNYIGIVIGCAIIFYLVRLYGAAFVQSVVSKRTYDKYIGWLDKGNRFERFFIFMMIWPVSPADFLCMLAALTKMTFKRYMIIIVLTKPFTLVVYTYGLTYIIDFFWQMF, via the coding sequence ATGTCAAAGGATAAGCAAATGAAAGCTGTTTCTCCCCTTCTACAGCAAGTCATCAATATCTCATCTATCGTCGGGGGAGTCGGCACCTTGATTTTCTGTATTTGGGCCTATCAGGCAGGAGTGTTACAGTCCAAGGAAACCCTATCGGCCTTTATCCAGCAAGCTGGGGTTTGGGGGCCACCACTCTTTATCTTTTTACAGATCCTACAAACCGTTGTTCCGATCATTCCGGGAGCTTTGACCTCAGTGGCTGGGGTATTTATTTACGGCCACATCATCGGAACCATCTATAACTATATCGGCATCGTGATTGGTTGTGCCATTATCTTTTACCTCGTCCGTCTCTATGGAGCTGCCTTTGTCCAGTCCGTCGTCAGCAAGCGCACCTATGACAAGTACATCGGTTGGCTAGATAAGGGCAATCGTTTCGAGCGTTTCTTTATCTTTATGATGATCTGGCCAGTTAGCCCAGCTGACTTTCTCTGTATGCTGGCTGCCCTTACCAAGATGACCTTTAAGCGCTATATGATTATCATCGTTTTGACCAAGCCCTTTACCCTAGTGGTTTATACTTATGGTTTGACCTATATTATTGATTTCTTCTGGCAGATGTTTTGA